The Lycium barbarum isolate Lr01 chromosome 10, ASM1917538v2, whole genome shotgun sequence genome includes a region encoding these proteins:
- the LOC132613122 gene encoding uncharacterized protein LOC132613122, translating to MENDYSKFVQKCHKCQIHGDLIMVPPTELNAIAPPWPFAAWGIDVIGPIEVDASNKHRFILVAIDYFTKWVEAASSSSFRITHRNSTAYQPQMNGPVEDVNKNINKILRKKIDNYKDWHEQLPYALLGYRTTARTSTGDTPYLLVYGTEAVIPTEVEIPSL from the exons atggagaatgATTATAGCAAATTCGTCCAGAAATGCCATAAGTGCCAAATTCATGGAGATTTGATAATGGTTCCTCCGACAGAACTGAATGCCATAGCGCCGCCTTGGCCATTTGCCGCTTGGGGCATTgatgtcataggaccaattgagGTAGATGCCTCAAACAAACACCGCttcattttggtcgccatagactacttcaccaagtgggtggaagcggcATCTTCttcatca TTCCGAATCACTCATCGAAATTCAACTGCATATCAGCCACAAATGAATGGACCTGTGGAAGACGTCAATAAAAATATCAATAAGATCCTCAGAAAAaagattgataactacaaagactggcatgaacaACTGCCTTATGCATTATTGGGATATCGCACCACAGCCAGAACTTCAACTGGGGACACTCCATACTTGTTGgtgtatggcactgaagcagtAATACCAACTGaggtagaaatcccttcactttgA
- the LOC132615206 gene encoding potassium transporter 6-like isoform X1, producing MDLETGFYQNRLKKESWRTVLTLAYQSLGVVYGDLCTSPLYVYTSTFAEDIEHSETNEEVYGVLSCIFWTLTLIPLLNYVFIVLKADDNGEGGTFALYSLLCRHAKVSSLPSSQLADEELSTYKKDFLINTPEQNTFGAKIKSNLERHRVLQRFLLVLALSGASMVIGDGILTPAISVFSAISGAELSLGKAHHLYIEVPVACIVLIALFALQHYGSHRVGFLFAPIVVTWLLCISGIGLYNIIHWNPSVYRALSPYYVYKFLKKTRKVGWMSLGGILLCITGSEAMFADLGHFSQLSIKIAFTSMVYPSLVLAYMGQAAYLSRHHVMENDYQFGFYVSVPEKLRWPVLVIAVLAAVVASQAAITGTFSIIKQCCALGCFPRVKIVHTSSKIHGQVYIPEINWALMILCLAVTIGFRDTKRLGNAAGLAVITVMLVTTCLMSLVIVLCWNQSVLLAVCFVIFFGTIEALYFSASLIKFFEGAWVPIAISVVFMIVMCIWHYGSLKKYEFDVQNRVSIDWLLSVGPSLGIVRVRGIGLIYTELVSGIPAIFPHFVTNFPAFHQVLVFICVKSVPIPHVRHEERFLVGHIGPREHHLYRCIVRYGYRDAHKDDLQFENDLVCSIAEYIRTGKKGLNGNAAEDLSNDLEDMTVLGTPSTHISGVQLCADNEMNSESVGTSKLREMHSTHITKPKKRVRFSIPETPKMDRNAREELRELMEASEAGIAYILGHSYVRAKQGSSLVKKIVINIGYDFLTRSSRPPAYALTVPHASTIEVGMVYHV from the exons ATGGATCTTGAAACTGGGTTTTATCAGAATCGTTTAAAG AAAGAATCTTGGAGGACAGTGTTGACATTGGCTTATCAGAGTTTAGGGGTTGTTTATGGGGATTTATGTACATCACCACTTTATGTATATACAAGTACTTTTGCTGAAGACATTGAACATTCAGAGACAAATGAAGAAGTCTATGGTGTTCTATCATGTATCTTTTGGACACTGACTTTGATTCCTCTGTTAAATTATGTGTTCATTGTTCTTAaagctgatgataatggtgaagGAGGAACATTTGCTTTGTATTCACTCCTATGTAGACATGCCAAAGTGAGTTCATTGCCTAGTTCCCAGTTAGCAGATGAAGAATTATCAACCTACAAGAAAGATTTTCTTATAAATACTCCTGAGCAAAATACTTTTGGGGCAAAAATTAAATCAAATCTGGAGAGGCATAGAGTATTACAGAGATTTCTGCTTGTTTTGGCTCTAAGTGGAGCTTCTATGGTAATAGGTGATGGAATTCTTACACCTGCCATTTCAG TTTTCTCTGCAATTTCTGGTGCTGAACTTTCTTTGGGAAAAGCACATCACTTAT ATATAGAAGTTCCAGTTGCTTGTATCGTACTGATAGCCTTGTTTGCCCTTCAACATTATGGCAGCCACAGGGTTGGATTTTTGTTTGCACCTATTGTCGTGACATGGCTTCTGTGTATCAGTGGTATTGgtttatataatattatacactGGAATCCAAGTGTGTATCGAGCACTGTCTCCATATTATGTGTACAAGTTCCTGAAGAAAACTCGAAAAGTAGGCTGGATGTCCTTGGGAGGAATCCTCTTGTGCATAACAG GTTCAGAAGCAATGTTTGCTGATCTTGGACACTTCTCCCAGTTGTCAATAAAG ATTGCTTTTACCTCCATGGTTTATCCATCATTAGTTCTTGCATATATGGGGCAAGCTGCTTATCTGTCTCGGCATCATGTTATGGAGAATGACTATCAGTTTGGCTTCTATGTTTCTGTACCTG AGAAACTAAGATGGCCTGTTCTGGTGATTGCTGTACTGGCAGCAGTAGTGGCGAGCCAAGCCGCTATCACTGGAACCTTCTCAATTATTAAACAATGCTGTGCGCTGGGATGCTTCCCAAGAGTCAAAATAGTTCATACATCATCAAAAATACATGGCCAGGTTTACATCCCTGAGATTAACTGGGCCTTGATGATTCTATGCTTGGCTGTTACTATTGGTTTCAGAGACACCAAAAGGCTGGGCAACGCTGCAG GTTTGGCAGTCATAACTGTAATGTTGGTCACCACTTGCTTGATGTCGTTGGTAATTGTTTTGTGTTGGAACCAAAGTGTCCTCCTTGCAGTTTGCTTTGTGATCTTCTTTGGGACAATTGAGGCTTTATATTTCTCTGCTTCTTTGATTAAATTTTTTGAAGGAGCATGGGTGCCTATTGCCATTTCGGTCGTTTTCATGATAGTGATGTGCATTTGGCACTACGGCTCACTGAAAAAGTACGAGTTTGATGTTCAAAATAGGGTGTCTATAGACTGGTTACTCAGTGTAGGTCCCAGCTTAGGCATTGTAAGGGTCCGTGGCATTGGCCTCATATACACTGAGTTGGTATCCGGAATCCCAGCAATCTTCCCACACTTCGTTACCAATTTTCCAGCTTTCCACCAGGTCCTAGTTTTCATTTGTGTCAAATCTGTCCCAATTCCTCATGTTAGACACGAGGAACGTTTCCTTGTCGGACACATTGGCCCAAGAGAACACCACCTTTATAGATGCATTGTTAGGTATGGTTATCGTGATGCTCACAAGGATGATCTCCAGTTTGAGAATGATCTTGTATGTAGCATAGCCGAGTATATAAGGACAGGAAAGAAAGGGTTGAATGGTAATGCTGCTGAAGATTTATCAAACGATTTGGAGGACATGACTGTTCTTGGAACCCCTTCAACTCATATATCTGGAGTTCAACTTTGTGCAGACAATGAAATGAATTCTGAATCAGTTGGAACGTCAAAACTTAGAGAAATGCACTCTACACATATAACCAAGCCTAAGAAACGAGTGAGGTTTTCCATACCAGAAACTCCAAAAATGGACAGAAATGCAAGAGAGGAGTTGCGTGAACTGATGGAAGCTAGTGAAGCTGGCATAGCTTACATATTGGGGCATTCCTACGTCCGAGCCAAACAAGGATCTAGCTTAGTAAAGAAAATAGTTATAAATATTGGATATGACTTCTTGACAAGGAGTAGTAGACCACCAGCCTATGCATTAACTGTACCTCATGCTTCTACTATAGAGGTAGGAATGGTCTATCATGTATGA
- the LOC132615206 gene encoding potassium transporter 6-like isoform X2 encodes MDLETGFYQNRLKKESWRTVLTLAYQSLGVVYGDLCTSPLYVYTSTFAEDIEHSETNEEVYGVLSCIFWTLTLIPLLNYVFIVLKADDNGEGGTFALYSLLCRHAKVSSLPSSQLADEELSTYKKDFLINTPEQNTFGAKIKSNLERHRVLQRFLLVLALSGASMVIGDGILTPAISVFSAISGAELSLGKAHHLYIEVPVACIVLIALFALQHYGSHRVGFLFAPIVVTWLLCISGIGLYNIIHWNPSVYRALSPYYVYKFLKKTRKVGWMSLGGILLCITGSEAMFADLGHFSQLSIKIAFTSMVYPSLVLAYMGQAAYLSRHHVMENDYQFGFYVSVPEKLRWPVLVIAVLAAVVASQAAITGTFSIIKQCCALGCFPRVKIVHTSSKIHGQVYIPEINWALMILCLAVTIGFRDTKRLGNAAGNGKEQVRDTFDA; translated from the exons ATGGATCTTGAAACTGGGTTTTATCAGAATCGTTTAAAG AAAGAATCTTGGAGGACAGTGTTGACATTGGCTTATCAGAGTTTAGGGGTTGTTTATGGGGATTTATGTACATCACCACTTTATGTATATACAAGTACTTTTGCTGAAGACATTGAACATTCAGAGACAAATGAAGAAGTCTATGGTGTTCTATCATGTATCTTTTGGACACTGACTTTGATTCCTCTGTTAAATTATGTGTTCATTGTTCTTAaagctgatgataatggtgaagGAGGAACATTTGCTTTGTATTCACTCCTATGTAGACATGCCAAAGTGAGTTCATTGCCTAGTTCCCAGTTAGCAGATGAAGAATTATCAACCTACAAGAAAGATTTTCTTATAAATACTCCTGAGCAAAATACTTTTGGGGCAAAAATTAAATCAAATCTGGAGAGGCATAGAGTATTACAGAGATTTCTGCTTGTTTTGGCTCTAAGTGGAGCTTCTATGGTAATAGGTGATGGAATTCTTACACCTGCCATTTCAG TTTTCTCTGCAATTTCTGGTGCTGAACTTTCTTTGGGAAAAGCACATCACTTAT ATATAGAAGTTCCAGTTGCTTGTATCGTACTGATAGCCTTGTTTGCCCTTCAACATTATGGCAGCCACAGGGTTGGATTTTTGTTTGCACCTATTGTCGTGACATGGCTTCTGTGTATCAGTGGTATTGgtttatataatattatacactGGAATCCAAGTGTGTATCGAGCACTGTCTCCATATTATGTGTACAAGTTCCTGAAGAAAACTCGAAAAGTAGGCTGGATGTCCTTGGGAGGAATCCTCTTGTGCATAACAG GTTCAGAAGCAATGTTTGCTGATCTTGGACACTTCTCCCAGTTGTCAATAAAG ATTGCTTTTACCTCCATGGTTTATCCATCATTAGTTCTTGCATATATGGGGCAAGCTGCTTATCTGTCTCGGCATCATGTTATGGAGAATGACTATCAGTTTGGCTTCTATGTTTCTGTACCTG AGAAACTAAGATGGCCTGTTCTGGTGATTGCTGTACTGGCAGCAGTAGTGGCGAGCCAAGCCGCTATCACTGGAACCTTCTCAATTATTAAACAATGCTGTGCGCTGGGATGCTTCCCAAGAGTCAAAATAGTTCATACATCATCAAAAATACATGGCCAGGTTTACATCCCTGAGATTAACTGGGCCTTGATGATTCTATGCTTGGCTGTTACTATTGGTTTCAGAGACACCAAAAGGCTGGGCAACGCTGCAG